GTGCTGGTAGAAACGTCGGTTATCATTTCGATGACTGCGCTCAACCTTGCCATTATGTCTGGGTGTTCGAGGACGAATTAGTTTGTGCTCAATACCAAGTTCCTGACAAAGTAGATCTAGGGGGTGAATTTGCTTGGTCTCTTTGAAATGGGTAAACTCAAAACCATTATCCGTTTGAATAATTTTGGGTTTGTATCCAAAGTATCTCATAGCCATTTTGACAAACTGAACAGTTGAGTGAGAAGATTGCTCTTTGAAAGGGAAGATAAAACGTTCCCTGCTGGCCTCATCAATGACGGTATATTGATAGAATTTGTCAGGTAGCTTGCCTGTGTAGCAGTGAGTCGGTACATATTTGACGTCCATTTGCCACTTGATACCGAGTTCAGTTGGGGTATGGTAAGGCCTAGGCACATAGGTTTTCTGCTTAGTTTTAGGGGATTTGAAGAAATCAAGTTTTCTCAAGATTCGAAAGAGAGAGCAGGGATGGCGGTCATAGCCCTTATTAGTTTTGAGCTTGTAGAATATTTCGATGAGGGTTGCCTGTGGATTTCTTCGGATGCAATTTTTAATCCAGGTAAGCTCCTGTTCGGTATGAGCTTTTGGATGAGGTGTTAGAGGTCGATGCGACCGGTCTTTCAGCGATTCTTTGGTGCCGTCGAATCGCTTGTTCCACCGCATGAGAGAGGCTTTTGAGACCTTGTAGCGTCGACAGATGAAGGTGACAGAAGCTCCATTTCGATAGGTTTTAACAGCGTGGTAGCGTGTTTCCAGAGTGTGTGGCAAATAGCGAAGATTTTGTGGTATACTAGTCATGAGAAGATTTCCTTTTTGATGAGTAGGTGGTACTCTTATCATATCAGGGAATCTTCTTTTTGACTTCTAGAAGTCTCACATCTATTGTAACGCTACAAACTGGGTTAGACATTGATTTTCAGATAGTTTGAAAATTCCCTTGAATTTCGGTATAATGAGAGAGTTGCAGTAGTGGCTCTCTTTTTTTGTACTCTTTTGATTTGGTGGGCAAAAGAAGAAGTCAGCTCTGCTATGGACCAAAGAAAAAAGGAATAACAATCATGTCACTACAAGAAGAAATCAAGAAACGCCGCACCTTTGCGATCATCTCTCACCCGGACGCGGGTAAGACCACTATTACTGAGCAGTTGCTCTACTTTGGTGGTGAAATTCGTGAGGCAGGGACGGTCAAGGGGAAAAAGACTGGTAACTTTGCCAAGTCTGACTGGATGGATATCGAGAAACAGCGTGGTATCTCTGTTACCTCGTCTGTTATGCAGTTTGACTATGCGGGCAAGCGTGTTAACATTTTGGATACGCCAGGACACGAGGACTTCTCTGAGGATACCTATCGGACCTTGATGGCGGTGGATGCGGCTGTCATGGTGGTGGACTCTGCCAAGGGTATCGAGGCTCAGACTAAAAAACTCTTTGAGGTCGTTAAGCACCGCAACATCCCAGTCTTTACCTTCATCAACAAGTTGGACCGTGACGGTCGTGAGCCGCTTGATTTGTTGCAGGAATTGGAAGAAGTCTTGGGCATTGCCAGCTACCCCATGAACTGGCCCATCGGTATGGGGAAATCCTTCGAGGGACTCTATGACCTCCATAACAAACGCTTGGAACTCTACCGTAGTGATGAGCGTTTTGCAAGCTTGGATGAGGGTGACAAGCTCTTTGGCTCTAACCCATTTTATGCTCAAGTTCTGGATGATATTGAACTTTTGGCGGAAGCTGGGAATGAATTCTCAGAGCAGGCCATTTCGGACGGCGATTTGACCCCTGTTTTCTTCGGCTCAGCCCTGACAAACTTTGGTGTGCAGACCTTCCTTGATACCTTCTTGGAATTTGCTCCAGAGCCACATGGTCACAAGACAACGACAGGGGATGTCATTGACCCACTCAACAAAGACTTTTCAGGCTTTGTTTTCAAAATCCAAGCCAACATGGACCCTCGTCACCGCGACCGCATTGCCTTTGTCCGTGTGGTTTCGGGCGAATTTGAACGCGGTATGCCGGTTAACCTGCCTCGTACAGGCAAGGGGGCTAAGTTGTCCAACGTGACCCAGTTCATGGCAGAAAGCCGTGAGAATGTGGAAAATGCAGTGGCAGGGGACATTATCGGGGTTTACGATACAGGAACCTATCAGGTAGGAGATACCCTGACCGTAGGCAAGAACAAGTTTGAATTCGAGCCGCTACCGACTTTCACACCTGAAATTTTCATGAAAGTTTCTGCCAAAAACGTCATGAAACAAAAATCCTTCCACAAGGGAATCGAGCAACTGGTCCAAGAAGGTGCTATCCAGCTCTACAAGAACTACCAGACAGGCGAGTATATGCTGGGGGCTGTTGGTCAGCTCCAGTTTGAAGTTTTCAAACACCGCATGGAAGGTGAGTACAATGCTGAGGTAGTTATGACCCCAATGGGCAAAAAGACTGTTCGTTGGATCAAGCCAGAAGACCTGGATGAACGCATGTCTTCAAGCCGCAATATCCTAGCCAAAGACCGCTTTGATCAACCAGTCTTCCTCTTTGAAAACGACTTTGCCCTCCGCTGGTTCGCGGACAAGTATCCGGACGTGGAGTTGGAAGAGAAGATGTGAGAGTAGTGCAGAAATCGGTAGTTTGCTTTGCAAACTCGATTTCGTCGCACTACCTCCGCAAGGGTCTCCCAAGAATCCGAACGAAGTGAAGGATGATTGGCCGAGACCTACTGCGTCTCTATATAGAGCTCAGTGATCAGCAAAGTTGATTTGATTTCGTCGTCTTTCCCTCGCAAGGGCGTCCAAAGAACTCAAGCAATGCGAAGAGTGATTTGTTGAGGCCTACTGCGCCATTAGGCAGAAATCGGTAGTTTGCTTTGCAAACTCGATTTCGTCGCACTACCTCCGCAAGGGTCTCCAAAGAATCCAAACGACGTGAAGGATGATTGGCTGAGACCTACTGCGTCTCTGTACAGAAATCAGTAATCAACAAAGTTGATTTGATTTCGTCGTTTTTCCCTCGCAAGGGCGTTCAGTAATGTGTTGACGCCTACTGCGCCATCAGGCAGAAATCGGTAGTTTGCTTTGCAAACTCGATTTCGTTGCACTAGCTCCGCACAGTTGGCTAAGGTTCAGTGGAGTGAAACAGTCTTCAGTCAATCCAATCAATCCTATAATAAGTCAGGTAAGTCCTGGCTTATTTTAATTTTGTTATCATTGCAAAAAAAGTATTATTATAATATACTATAGTAGTATAAACGGAAATGGATTGGAGGTCTGAACTGTGTTTTACTACCTTAGAAAATGCAAGTTGGCAATAGTTGCTTATATTGCTGTGTCGGTGGTCTATGCTCTGATTTTAGCGGCAACGGGTTTTATTTATGCGCAAGTTTCGGAAGCGGCCTTATCTGGTGACCAGAAGGCATTTGTGACCAGTTCAGTGATTGCAGTGGTATTCTTTTTATGTGATGGCTATTTTGACTATCTGCCGCGCTATCTAAAATTTAAGTTGATCAATCAGATTATGGAAGAGACGCGCAATCAATTAGTGACTGCCTATGCGAGTGAGGACTTAGGAGAGGCAACAAAAGATAGTCAGGCAGATAAGGTCCATGTCTTGGTTCATCATCTGAACATCTTAGAAACTACCTATCTAACACCGCTCCTATCCATGGTGACAAGCATATTGGTCTTTAGTTTTTCCTTGATTGGAGCTCTCTACCTTCAAGGAACCATGGCTATGATCATGTTGGCGCTCTGCTTTATTCCATTTTTGGCTCCGGTGATTAATAAGGGGATTTTAGCTCGTGTGACTAAGGACAGTCAGGAGGAGAAGAATGCCTATCTCACCTTGTTTAGTGAGTTTGTAGAAGCTCTCTCTTTTATCCGCATCAGCACCATCACGCCAGTTTTTCAAGAAAAGCTGGCGGTATCCAGTCAGGAATACACTAGGCGTGCTAACCGTTTTGCCCAAAAACAATCCCAGACTTATGCGGTTTCCTACAGTTTGAGCAGCGTAGTCTATTCAGGTTCCTGGATTATTGGAGGGATCTTTGTCTTCCAAGGTCTGCTGAACATTTCGGATTTGATTGCTATGACAACCTTGATGGGAACTGTAGCAGGTCCTATCCAAACCATGTCAGGCTTGCTGACGGATTATCTTTCTAGTCGGACGGTTGTGGAGGAGTTGACAGGTCTCTTAAATAGGAAGGAAGAAGGTCAAGCTGCCAAGCCAGTTTTGAAGGAATCCATTACGAGCCTTGCTCTGGAAGGGATTGATTGTTGCTATCAAGGCCATCAGATTGTGGAGAATTTTTCTTATCTTTTTCACGCCAATAAAAAATATGCTATCTTGGGCAAGAGCGGGAGTGGGAAGACGACCTTGCTCCGCCTCTTGCTGGGGATTCAGAAACCAGAGGCTGGAAGAGTCCTGGTCAACCAGAGGAATCTGGCAGAACTGGACCAGCTTGCCCTCTTTCGGAAAGTCTATTACCTACCGCAGAAAACCAATCTATTTACAGCTAGTATCGGGGATAATTTGACCTTGTTTGCGCCTTTAGATGAGTCTAAAGCGATGGTTTGCTTGCGGCAAGTTGGTTTAGAGGACTGGTTCTATCGGCAGGGAGATGGATTTGCTACTCTCTTGACCTCTTCTCAGCAATTATCAGGTGGGGAAGAGAGACGGTTTGATTTGGCGCGTGCCCTTTACCGTGATGCAGAGGTCTTTTTATTTGATGAACCTACAACAGGTTTAGATTCTCAAAGCGAACAATTGATTGCGGATAGTCTCGAGAAAATAAGGGACAAACTGGTGATTGTTGTGACACACTCTCAGGAGGAAAGTTTTTTAGCCCTCTTTGATGAGCAGGTCCATCTATCAGTTTGACAGCAGCAAAAACTCTTCTGGGGTTTTTGCTTTTTTTAGGCTCTTTGTCAACTGTAGTGGGTAGGTGAAAAGCTAACACCTAGAGAGGACGAAATTCGTTCTCTCATTTTTGATGTTTAAAGCAATATATATCTTGGTTTTAAAGTTCGTAAAGTTCCTAAAGCCAAACGCTTGCCTCTTAATGTCTTTGATGAGTTTATTGGTCGCTTCCAGTTTAGCGTTGGAATATGGAAGCTCCATGGCGTTCGTGATGTACGTTTTATATTTTAGAAATGTCTTAAAAACAGTCCTAAAGGTTGAATTGACAAGATCCAGATTGTCTTCTAGAAGCTCGAAGAAATGTTTCGAGTTCTTCTCTTGGAAATGGAAGAGAAGGATCTGATAGAGTTCGTAATAGAATTTCAGTTCCACAGAGAAATTCAATGTCTTCTGGATAACCTCTCTCGGTGTTACTGTTTGCCCGAAAGTGCGAGAAAAGAAGCGATTCAGAGACAGTTTACGGCTATCTTTTTGGAGAATACGCCAGTGATTTTTCATGGATCGATAAGGTAGGGAACGCGTATCGAAAGTCTTCATAATATCAATTCTAGTCGTCATCATAGCACGGCTCAGGTGTTGGATAATGTGAAATCTATCAAGAACAATTTTCGCATTTGGGAGTGAAACAGTCTGGGAATAGACTGTTTCAGCCTGAGCCTAGAGATAGGAAAGCGAAGGGGCTAGCCAATTTGTAGTAGACGCTAAACATAGCATGGTCACGACCTCGACAGTTTCTCTGACCGCCCTAGGATACTTGTAGAAATAGTTCTTGATGGTGGTTTGGCGGTTGTTGTCAAGAATGGTCACAATCGATCTCGTCTCAAAATCCTGAGCAATAAAGGCGAGTTTTCCCTTGTTCCGACTAAATTCATCCCAGCTCAAGACTTTTGGTAATTTCATAAAATCATGCTCAAATTGAAATTGAGCCAGTTTCCTCTGGACAACTGACACGGAGATATGTAGTCTCCTAGCGATGGCTATATTGGTCATGTTTTCTGTATGGAGTTGTGTCACTTTCTCCCAAATAGGTTGGGAAATCTGACAGTTTTTCTTGACTAGAGCTGTCTCAGCTACAGTCACTTTTTGGCAAGATTTGCATTGAAACCGCCGTTTCTTAAGCAAGAGGAGGGTCGGAAAGCCCTGACAATCCAAAATAGGGATTTTTGACGACTTTTGAAAGTCGTACTTGATACACTTTCCTTGGCAATGAGGACAACCAGGGCTGTCGTAATCTAGCTTTGCCCGAATTTCCAGATGGGTCAGATGTTTCAAAACAAAGAGAATTTTGATGTTTTTGTCTTTGATTCCAATTAGTTCTGTGGTATGATGAAGTAGTTCCATATGAGTCTTTCTAATGTGAGTGTGGTTGCTTTTCATTATAGGTCATATGGGATTTTTTGTATACACTCAAAAAGGCTACATAATCTCTACAGTGGATTTAGCCACTACAGAAATTATAGAGCCTTTATTAAGCATTCGAGTATTCGAGTGCTTTTCTTGTACCCAAAATAGAAAGGAGTAGGGTTATGAACAAGCATAGCACAAAGAAATAATAGCAGAAGTTGAGTAAATGCTCTATTCTTTGCCTGTTTTAGAGCATATCGGAGCTATTCGCCAAAGCTGGTACTTTAGGCTTGAAGACAGTAGCTTTCTTGCCAAAACTATAATGAATTGATATAATGAAGAGTATTACCCTTAAAGGATGAATGATGAATTTAGAAGATTTGAAAAAACGACAGGAGAAGATTCGTAACTTCTCTATCATTGCCCATATTGACCATGGGAAATCAACGCTGGCTGACCGTATTTTGGAAAAAACAGAGACAGTTTCTAGCCGTGAAATGCAGGCCCAGCTCCTAGACAGCATGGATTTGGAGCGTGAGCGTGGCATTACCATCAAGCTCAATGCTGTCCAGCTCAACTACAAGGCCAAGGATGGTGAGACCTATACCTTCCACCTGATTGACACACCGGGGCACGTTGACTTTACCTATGAAGTTTCTCGGTCTTTGGCAGCCTGCGAAGGTGCGATTTTGGTGGTCGATGCTGCTCAAGGTATTGAGGCTCAGACCTTGGCCAACGTTTATCTGGCCCTGGACAATGATTTGGAAATCCTGCCCATTATCAACAAGATTGACTTGCCAGCGGCTGATCCAGAACGTGTCCGTCATGAAATCGAAGATGTAATCGGACTGGACGCCTCAGAGGCTGTCTTGACGTCCGCAAAAGCGGGTATTGGCATCGAGGAAATCCTTGAGCAAATCGTTGAAAAAGTGCCTGCACCAACTGGTGATGTCGAGGCGCCCCTTCAAGCATTGATTTTCGACTCTGTTTACGACCCATACCGCGGTGTTATTTTGCAGGTCCGCATTGTCAATGGTGTGGTCAAGCCCGGCGACACCATTCAAATGATGTCCAATGGCAAGACCTTTGATGTGACAGAAGTGGGAATTTTCACACCCAAAGCCATGGGGCGTGACTACCTGGCAACGGGTGACGTAGGTTATATTGCGGCCTCCATCAAGACGGTTGCGGATACCCGTGTCGGTGATACGGTGACCTTAGCTGACAATCCTGCCTCTGAACCCTTGGCTGGCTACAAACAGATGAACCCAATGGTCTTTGCTGGTATCTATCCGATTGATTCCAACAAGTACAATGACTTGCGTGAGGCCTTGGAAAAACTCCAGCTCAATGATGCGAGTCTACAATTTGAACCTGAAACATCGCAGGCCCTCGGCTTTGGTTTCCGTTGTGGATTCTTAGGCCTCTTGCACATGGATGTTATCCAAGAACGGATTGAGCGTGAGTTTAACATTGATCTGATCATGACAGCGCCGTCGGTGGTTTACCATGTCAACATGACAGACGGTGAGTCGATCGATGTGGCCAACCCATCTGAGTTTCCAGATCCGACCAAGATTGCCACTATCGAAGAGCCTTACGTCAAGGCCCAAATCATGGTACCGCAGGAATATGTCGGTGCGGTGATGGAATTGGCCCAGCGCAAGCGTGGCGACTTCGTGACCATGGATTATATTGATGACAATCGTGTCAATGTCATTTACCAAATCCCTCTGGCTGAAATTGTCTTTGATTTCTTTGACAAGCTTAAGTCCTCAACCCGCGGCTACGCGAGCTTTGACTACGAGATTTCTGAATACCGCTCATCTAAACTGGTGAAAATGGATATTCTCCTCAATGGCGACAAGGTCGATGCCCTCAGCTTTATCGTCCACAAGGAATTTGCCTATGAACGTGGGAAAATCATCGTGGACAAGCTCAAGAAAATCATTCCACGTCAACAATTTGAGGTGCCAATCCAAGCCGCTATCGGTCAAAAAATCGTGGCCCGTAGCGACATTAAGGCCCTTCGGAAAAACGTTTTGGCCAAGTGTTATGGAGGTGACGTTTCCCGTAAACGTAAACTTCTGGAAAAACAAAAGGCCGGTAAAAAACGGATGAAGGCCATCGGTTCCGTCGAAGTACCGCAGGAAGCCTTCCTCAGCGTCCTCAGCATGGATGAAGATGATAAAAAATAAGTCAGGAAGGGCTGGGCAGATGCCTAGCCCTTTTCCTATAGGTTGAACAATGAAAACAATTTTCGATTACCAAAGTCAAGGCCAAGCAGGACAAATTGACTCCTATGTCCTGCTCAGCAACTCACCCCGCAGAAAAGAGCTTTTGCAATTTTTAGCGCCAGAAATCCAGTCGGTAGAAGTTGATGAACGCAGGATTGAAGAACAGTTTATGGCTGAATTCGCTGCGGATGATTTTCTGACCCGGGCCGCCAAGACCTGTTGTGAAATTTCCAAGGCCAAGTCTGATCTGCCTCTGGAGCCGGGTAAGCTCTACATTTCAGCGGATACCATTGTGGTGGCGGACGACCGAATTTTTAATAAACCGCTTGATTTGGCGGAGGCTGAGGCCATGTTGCGCTCTTATTTCGGCAAGATCCATCAGGTTGTGACCTCGGTCTGCCTGCGCACTGCGGATTCATTGGATGCCTTTTACACTGTGGCAGAGATTGACTTTGTCGACTATTACCCAGCGCTTGAGGAGCCTATCCAGACCTACATCCATGACAAGCAGCCCCTGGACAAGGCTGGTGCCTACGGTATTCAGGAGCTGGACCCACGCTTTGTGGCCGGGATTTCAGGTGACATTCATACCATCATTGGCCTGCCCGTCGCTGAGGTTTCCCGTAGGATTTTTTCTACAAAGGCTTTGGAAAATAGCAGAGCACTTTAGACCATTGAGAAAAGGAAGTTTATGAGCTTAGATATTGAGAAGTACCGGCAGCTGGCCCTGCAAAAACAGGGAGAGCACCGCAAATTTTTGGCTAGCTTGAAGAAAAAGCCACCGAAAAATTTAGATAAAATTGTCAAGGAATTGCACGACGAGGTCTTCCAAGAAATTGACTGCACCAAATGTGCCAATTGT
The sequence above is a segment of the Streptococcus suis genome. Coding sequences within it:
- the lepA gene encoding translation elongation factor 4, whose translation is MNLEDLKKRQEKIRNFSIIAHIDHGKSTLADRILEKTETVSSREMQAQLLDSMDLERERGITIKLNAVQLNYKAKDGETYTFHLIDTPGHVDFTYEVSRSLAACEGAILVVDAAQGIEAQTLANVYLALDNDLEILPIINKIDLPAADPERVRHEIEDVIGLDASEAVLTSAKAGIGIEEILEQIVEKVPAPTGDVEAPLQALIFDSVYDPYRGVILQVRIVNGVVKPGDTIQMMSNGKTFDVTEVGIFTPKAMGRDYLATGDVGYIAASIKTVADTRVGDTVTLADNPASEPLAGYKQMNPMVFAGIYPIDSNKYNDLREALEKLQLNDASLQFEPETSQALGFGFRCGFLGLLHMDVIQERIEREFNIDLIMTAPSVVYHVNMTDGESIDVANPSEFPDPTKIATIEEPYVKAQIMVPQEYVGAVMELAQRKRGDFVTMDYIDDNRVNVIYQIPLAEIVFDFFDKLKSSTRGYASFDYEISEYRSSKLVKMDILLNGDKVDALSFIVHKEFAYERGKIIVDKLKKIIPRQQFEVPIQAAIGQKIVARSDIKALRKNVLAKCYGGDVSRKRKLLEKQKAGKKRMKAIGSVEVPQEAFLSVLSMDEDDKK
- a CDS encoding peptide chain release factor 3, which gives rise to MSLQEEIKKRRTFAIISHPDAGKTTITEQLLYFGGEIREAGTVKGKKTGNFAKSDWMDIEKQRGISVTSSVMQFDYAGKRVNILDTPGHEDFSEDTYRTLMAVDAAVMVVDSAKGIEAQTKKLFEVVKHRNIPVFTFINKLDRDGREPLDLLQELEEVLGIASYPMNWPIGMGKSFEGLYDLHNKRLELYRSDERFASLDEGDKLFGSNPFYAQVLDDIELLAEAGNEFSEQAISDGDLTPVFFGSALTNFGVQTFLDTFLEFAPEPHGHKTTTGDVIDPLNKDFSGFVFKIQANMDPRHRDRIAFVRVVSGEFERGMPVNLPRTGKGAKLSNVTQFMAESRENVENAVAGDIIGVYDTGTYQVGDTLTVGKNKFEFEPLPTFTPEIFMKVSAKNVMKQKSFHKGIEQLVQEGAIQLYKNYQTGEYMLGAVGQLQFEVFKHRMEGEYNAEVVMTPMGKKTVRWIKPEDLDERMSSSRNILAKDRFDQPVFLFENDFALRWFADKYPDVELEEKM
- a CDS encoding Maf family protein; amino-acid sequence: MKTIFDYQSQGQAGQIDSYVLLSNSPRRKELLQFLAPEIQSVEVDERRIEEQFMAEFAADDFLTRAAKTCCEISKAKSDLPLEPGKLYISADTIVVADDRIFNKPLDLAEAEAMLRSYFGKIHQVVTSVCLRTADSLDAFYTVAEIDFVDYYPALEEPIQTYIHDKQPLDKAGAYGIQELDPRFVAGISGDIHTIIGLPVAEVSRRIFSTKALENSRAL
- a CDS encoding DDE-type integrase/transposase/recombinase; its protein translation is MTSIPQNLRYLPHTLETRYHAVKTYRNGASVTFICRRYKVSKASLMRWNKRFDGTKESLKDRSHRPLTPHPKAHTEQELTWIKNCIRRNPQATLIEIFYKLKTNKGYDRHPCSLFRILRKLDFFKSPKTKQKTYVPRPYHTPTELGIKWQMDVKYVPTHCYTGKLPDKFYQYTVIDEASRERFIFPFKEQSSHSTVQFVKMAMRYFGYKPKIIQTDNGFEFTHFKETKQIHPLDLLCQELGIEHKLIRPRTPRHNGKVERSHRNDNRRFYQHLTFYSYDDLIKQMKTYLYRSNRLPMQTLGWKSPIDIRKALLEASS
- a CDS encoding ABC transporter ATP-binding protein/permease, which translates into the protein MAIVAYIAVSVVYALILAATGFIYAQVSEAALSGDQKAFVTSSVIAVVFFLCDGYFDYLPRYLKFKLINQIMEETRNQLVTAYASEDLGEATKDSQADKVHVLVHHLNILETTYLTPLLSMVTSILVFSFSLIGALYLQGTMAMIMLALCFIPFLAPVINKGILARVTKDSQEEKNAYLTLFSEFVEALSFIRISTITPVFQEKLAVSSQEYTRRANRFAQKQSQTYAVSYSLSSVVYSGSWIIGGIFVFQGLLNISDLIAMTTLMGTVAGPIQTMSGLLTDYLSSRTVVEELTGLLNRKEEGQAAKPVLKESITSLALEGIDCCYQGHQIVENFSYLFHANKKYAILGKSGSGKTTLLRLLLGIQKPEAGRVLVNQRNLAELDQLALFRKVYYLPQKTNLFTASIGDNLTLFAPLDESKAMVCLRQVGLEDWFYRQGDGFATLLTSSQQLSGGEERRFDLARALYRDAEVFLFDEPTTGLDSQSEQLIADSLEKIRDKLVIVVTHSQEESFLALFDEQVHLSV